From one Phocaeicola salanitronis DSM 18170 genomic stretch:
- a CDS encoding SusC/RagA family TonB-linked outer membrane protein produces MHEHISSAGTLVISFIGLQTQEVKIQPVMKVVLKSDAEQLDEVMVVAYGTAKKSSFTGSASNIDGKKLELRPITNVSKGLEGQTTGLLTTSGSGQPGEASKVIIRGYGSINASQDPLYVVDGIPFDGDLSSINPADIETMTVLKDASAGALYGARGANGVVMITTKQGKEGRPKITWRSTVGWSSRALKPYDMVNQKEFVQLTYEGLRNSYMFDNGYNWNDASAQASADLSSALGGEQYNPFKNYTWETIINPETGMVQADAVSAWDEQWMDAVQRNNAFRHEHQLSVNGGTEKTKYMFSLGYLNEDGILVGTGFERYNARVNVSSEINDWVKAGLNTSLSNSTQNFSDYEGAANSNVWYSAQFIAPIYPMYLKDADGNNVLDANGNPQLDYGETGRPKYSDYNPLGGLLDDKADIKNDVAGVRTFVTIGSDKDNAKWAKGLKLTVNFGVDYKNEARMSYMNMHHGNQANAGGLLTKYNMRTVSYTFNQLLTWNRTFGKHNIDLLAGHEFYSYEYSFLKAAKSNLVDGILELRPGTTLQSADSYSKQYRVESWLGRFNYNYNEKYYFSASLRSDGSSRFHKDHRWGTFWSIGGNWRMSEEEFMQDIKWVNNLSVKLSYGQQGNDNILEYDGEFGKYVPNYYVWQSLYPFDYANGNNIGALISSLQNQDITWEKSGNLNVGIEATLLDHRLRINAEYYNKKTTDMLLNYPMATSSGFSYYNANVGSMRNSGFEFEVSGTLIQTNDFRWNLSVMGSTVKNKVLELTSESPEIISGVFSTKVGLPINTYYMAKSAGVDPATGAQLYWVYDTDKNGNKVNERISSDSSLAATSKYYLGSRIPDLYGSISTDFSWKGFDLSVLTTYSLGGKVYDSLYMGSMDVMYTGDTWNKHALRRWQKPGDITDVPHISIGGANVVTDRYLVDASYFAIKNITLGYNLPQNWLRSAHIGSVRVFASFDNLGLFSHLDGMDPQYNFTGETNYTYAPNRTYSFGLEVNF; encoded by the coding sequence TTGCACGAACACATCAGTTCGGCCGGAACTTTGGTGATTTCTTTCATCGGACTGCAGACACAGGAGGTTAAGATTCAGCCGGTTATGAAAGTGGTGCTGAAGTCTGACGCAGAACAGTTGGACGAAGTGATGGTGGTTGCTTACGGTACTGCAAAGAAGTCTTCTTTTACGGGATCGGCTTCTAACATTGACGGGAAAAAATTGGAGCTCCGACCTATCACGAATGTATCTAAAGGCTTGGAAGGGCAAACGACTGGCTTGTTGACAACATCTGGTTCAGGACAGCCGGGCGAGGCTTCTAAAGTCATTATCCGTGGATATGGCTCTATCAATGCTTCTCAAGACCCTTTGTATGTAGTGGACGGTATTCCTTTCGACGGCGATTTGTCTTCTATCAATCCTGCTGATATCGAAACGATGACAGTGCTGAAAGACGCTTCGGCAGGTGCTCTGTATGGTGCACGCGGCGCCAACGGTGTCGTTATGATTACTACTAAACAAGGTAAAGAAGGACGTCCGAAGATTACTTGGCGCTCTACGGTAGGCTGGTCTTCACGTGCTCTGAAACCTTACGACATGGTAAACCAAAAAGAATTTGTGCAATTGACTTATGAAGGTCTGCGCAACAGTTACATGTTCGATAATGGTTACAATTGGAATGATGCTTCAGCTCAGGCTTCAGCAGATTTATCATCGGCTTTGGGAGGCGAACAATATAATCCGTTTAAGAACTATACATGGGAGACTATTATCAATCCGGAAACCGGTATGGTGCAAGCAGATGCAGTTTCCGCTTGGGATGAACAATGGATGGATGCTGTACAGAGAAACAATGCCTTCCGTCATGAACACCAACTCTCAGTGAACGGAGGTACAGAAAAGACGAAATATATGTTTTCTTTAGGGTACTTGAATGAAGACGGTATCTTGGTGGGCACTGGATTCGAACGTTACAATGCACGTGTAAATGTCAGTTCGGAAATCAATGATTGGGTGAAAGCCGGACTGAACACATCTTTGTCGAACTCAACACAAAATTTCAGTGATTATGAGGGAGCTGCCAACTCAAATGTATGGTATTCTGCTCAATTTATAGCACCGATTTATCCTATGTATCTGAAAGATGCGGACGGAAATAACGTGTTGGATGCTAACGGTAACCCACAATTAGACTATGGAGAAACCGGTCGCCCTAAGTATTCTGATTATAACCCATTGGGAGGCTTGTTAGACGATAAAGCTGATATCAAAAATGATGTTGCCGGTGTGCGTACTTTTGTAACAATCGGATCGGATAAAGACAATGCTAAATGGGCGAAAGGATTGAAACTGACTGTAAACTTTGGTGTGGATTACAAAAACGAGGCACGTATGTCGTATATGAATATGCATCATGGCAATCAGGCGAATGCGGGCGGTTTGCTAACCAAATATAATATGCGTACCGTTTCATACACATTCAACCAATTGCTTACGTGGAATCGTACATTCGGGAAACATAATATTGATTTGCTTGCCGGTCATGAGTTCTACTCGTATGAATATTCGTTCTTGAAAGCCGCTAAATCGAATTTGGTAGACGGTATCTTAGAGTTGCGACCGGGTACGACCTTACAATCCGCTGACTCTTACTCAAAACAATACCGTGTAGAATCGTGGTTGGGACGTTTCAATTATAACTACAACGAAAAATATTATTTCTCCGCTTCTTTACGTTCAGACGGTTCGTCGCGTTTCCATAAAGACCACCGTTGGGGTACATTCTGGTCTATTGGCGGTAACTGGCGCATGTCTGAAGAAGAGTTCATGCAAGACATCAAATGGGTAAACAACTTATCTGTGAAATTGAGCTATGGACAGCAGGGTAACGACAATATTTTGGAGTACGATGGAGAATTCGGTAAATATGTACCTAATTATTATGTATGGCAAAGCTTGTATCCGTTCGACTATGCCAACGGAAATAATATCGGTGCTTTGATTTCATCTTTGCAGAACCAAGATATTACATGGGAAAAGAGTGGCAACCTGAATGTAGGCATTGAAGCTACTTTATTGGATCACCGCTTACGCATCAATGCCGAATATTACAACAAGAAAACTACGGATATGCTGCTGAATTACCCGATGGCGACTTCATCCGGATTCAGTTACTACAATGCTAACGTAGGAAGCATGCGCAACAGCGGATTCGAATTTGAAGTGAGTGGCACACTGATTCAGACGAATGATTTCCGTTGGAATTTGAGCGTCATGGGGTCTACTGTAAAAAATAAAGTGCTGGAATTAACCAGCGAATCACCTGAAATCATCTCAGGTGTATTCAGTACCAAAGTCGGCTTGCCTATCAATACATATTATATGGCAAAATCAGCAGGTGTAGATCCTGCAACAGGTGCACAACTATATTGGGTATATGATACAGACAAGAATGGAAACAAAGTGAATGAACGCATCAGCAGCGACTCGTCATTGGCTGCAACCAGCAAATATTATTTAGGAAGCCGTATTCCGGATTTGTATGGGAGCATCTCTACTGATTTCTCTTGGAAAGGTTTCGACTTGTCTGTTTTGACCACTTATTCATTGGGTGGCAAAGTCTACGATTCGTTGTATATGGGTTCAATGGATGTGATGTATACAGGTGACACATGGAATAAACATGCGCTTCGCCGTTGGCAGAAACCAGGTGACATAACAGATGTACCGCATATCTCTATTGGAGGTGCCAACGTTGTGACCGACCGTTATTTAGTAGATGCTTCTTACTTTGCTATCAAAAACATTACATTAGGATATAACCTGCCTCAGAATTGGTTAAGAAGTGCCCATATCGGTTCAGTCCGTGTGTTTGCTTCGTTCGACAATTTAGGCTTATTCTCTCACTTGGACGGTATGGATCCTCAATACAACTTCACAGGTGAAACCAATTATACTTATGCGCCGAACAGAACTTACTCTTTCGGTCTGGAAGTTAATTTTTAA
- a CDS encoding RagB/SusD family nutrient uptake outer membrane protein gives MKKNLFKYLLVGMAACSLTACSDQLETAPSASVSGDQLLGSATNALIPLNGVYRAMYTAGVSNAANTHQCFGISAYNIMADVMGEDFIMAAQGSGWFWYDCVYQVKDMYTSTAWRSYDTWNGYYTWISNVNYIINAGDAMTGTDSEKNYVLGQAYAVRAYTYFMLAQLYARTYKGHETEPCVPLYTEPTDIHTDGKPRATVEEVYQQITDDLEHAITCLSATTEARASMTHINLGVAYGFQARVALVMEDWNTAKEAAENAILNSGCQVGTGDNLTKGMNSVELPNVMWGAAISADQSGMYAGFFTHLDVDAHAYGESARKQINKQLYAKMGVNDIRRNWWNPNDPNNEEGGYQQEKFKFADVSLWTGDYIWMRVEEMYLTAAEAYCRLGDESKARLNLNAVMQQRDADYNCTKTGTALGKLTSDETGSLLEEIITQRRIELWGEFGRIYDIRRLKQGFTRTTDMGWPASALIQGTDTQDPESYAWVMTIPQSEFDGNPSLDQTKDQNPIGDHK, from the coding sequence ATGAAAAAGAATTTATTCAAATATCTGTTGGTCGGTATGGCTGCTTGTTCACTCACAGCCTGCAGCGACCAACTGGAAACAGCTCCGTCCGCTTCTGTTTCAGGCGACCAGTTGTTAGGAAGTGCCACTAATGCGTTAATACCGTTAAATGGCGTGTATCGCGCCATGTACACTGCCGGAGTCTCAAATGCGGCAAACACTCACCAATGTTTTGGTATTTCGGCTTATAACATAATGGCGGACGTAATGGGAGAAGATTTCATTATGGCTGCACAAGGAAGCGGTTGGTTTTGGTACGATTGTGTTTATCAGGTGAAAGACATGTACACCTCTACCGCTTGGCGTTCGTATGATACATGGAATGGTTACTATACTTGGATATCGAACGTGAATTACATTATTAATGCGGGAGATGCCATGACGGGAACAGACTCGGAAAAAAATTATGTACTGGGACAAGCTTACGCCGTACGTGCATATACCTACTTTATGTTAGCACAACTTTACGCCCGTACTTATAAAGGACATGAGACCGAACCTTGCGTACCGCTTTATACTGAACCGACCGACATCCACACTGATGGAAAACCTCGTGCGACAGTAGAAGAAGTCTATCAGCAAATTACCGATGATTTGGAACATGCCATTACCTGCCTTTCCGCTACGACAGAGGCAAGAGCCAGCATGACTCATATCAACTTGGGGGTAGCATACGGATTTCAGGCACGCGTAGCATTAGTCATGGAAGATTGGAACACAGCTAAAGAAGCCGCAGAAAATGCTATTCTGAATAGTGGATGCCAAGTGGGCACTGGTGACAATTTAACTAAAGGCATGAATAGCGTAGAACTTCCTAATGTAATGTGGGGTGCAGCTATCAGTGCCGACCAGTCAGGCATGTACGCCGGATTCTTCACTCATTTGGACGTTGACGCTCACGCATACGGCGAATCTGCACGCAAACAAATCAACAAACAGCTTTATGCAAAAATGGGTGTAAACGATATCCGCCGTAATTGGTGGAATCCGAACGATCCTAATAACGAAGAAGGAGGTTACCAGCAAGAGAAATTCAAATTTGCCGATGTATCTTTATGGACCGGTGATTATATTTGGATGCGCGTAGAAGAAATGTATCTTACCGCTGCCGAAGCTTATTGTCGTTTAGGCGACGAGAGTAAAGCACGCTTGAACCTAAACGCTGTAATGCAACAACGTGATGCAGATTACAACTGCACCAAGACAGGAACAGCTTTGGGTAAGTTGACTTCAGACGAAACAGGATCATTGCTGGAAGAAATCATCACTCAACGCCGTATAGAACTATGGGGAGAATTCGGACGTATTTACGACATTCGCCGTCTGAAACAAGGATTTACCCGCACTACAGACATGGGATGGCCTGCCTCAGCTTTGATTCAAGGTACAGATACACAAGATCCCGAATCGTATGCATGGGTGATGACCATTCCACAATCAGAATTCGACGGTAACCCCAGCTTGGATCAGACTAAAGACCAAAACCCGATAGGTGATCATAAATAA
- a CDS encoding ATP-binding protein, whose translation MKEKYVNRPIYTEKVRPFIRKQLIKILTGQRRVGKSYIMLQLMDTVKMQYPKANIIYIDKELLSYSEVKDSNSLYDYVSARLTSRPDFLFIDEVQEIDGFQLCLRSLLNENKCDIYCTGSNAKMLSGELATHLGGRYIEIPVHSLSYREFLEFNSLSVSDESLNQYLTLGGMPYLHNLSLDRNVIYEYLRNVYSTIMLKDVVSREAIRNVAFLENLVAYLADNVGSLFSAQNINKYLKSQHINMPTQTILNYLRALCNSYFICKVQRADVNGMKVFEIGEKYYFEDLGLRNAIRMFDYRKDINKLMENVVYIELLRHGYNVYIGKNDTKEVDFIAEKDNEKLYIQVAYMLYDEQTVQREFGGLMEIANHYPKYVITMDTLQNGGSYQGIKQVHLRDFLLAEDKGKL comes from the coding sequence ATGAAGGAGAAATATGTAAATAGACCGATTTATACAGAAAAAGTGAGACCTTTTATCAGGAAGCAATTGATTAAGATACTTACCGGACAACGGAGAGTGGGCAAGAGTTACATCATGCTCCAACTGATGGATACGGTAAAGATGCAGTATCCCAAGGCTAACATTATCTACATCGACAAGGAACTGCTGTCTTATTCGGAGGTGAAGGACAGTAATTCACTTTATGATTACGTATCTGCCCGCTTGACTTCTAGACCGGACTTTCTGTTCATTGATGAGGTGCAGGAGATTGACGGCTTCCAGCTTTGCCTGAGAAGCTTGTTGAACGAAAACAAGTGTGACATCTATTGCACCGGGAGCAATGCAAAAATGCTTTCCGGCGAACTGGCTACACATTTAGGAGGCAGATACATCGAAATACCTGTGCATTCGCTCAGCTATCGGGAGTTTTTAGAATTCAACAGCCTTTCCGTAAGTGACGAATCACTGAACCAGTATCTTACATTAGGCGGAATGCCTTACCTTCATAACTTGTCTTTAGACCGGAATGTCATTTACGAATACCTCCGCAACGTGTATTCTACAATCATGCTGAAAGATGTTGTAAGCAGGGAAGCTATCCGCAATGTTGCCTTTTTGGAGAACTTAGTTGCTTATTTAGCTGATAATGTAGGCTCATTGTTTTCCGCTCAAAACATAAACAAATACTTGAAGTCGCAACACATCAACATGCCTACCCAGACGATACTGAACTACCTGAGAGCGTTATGCAACTCTTATTTCATTTGCAAAGTCCAGCGTGCTGACGTCAACGGGATGAAGGTGTTCGAAATAGGCGAAAAGTATTATTTTGAGGATTTAGGTCTCCGTAACGCCATCCGCATGTTCGACTACCGGAAAGACATCAACAAGCTAATGGAAAATGTAGTCTATATAGAGCTGCTTCGTCATGGATACAATGTCTATATAGGCAAGAACGATACAAAAGAAGTGGATTTCATTGCGGAAAAAGACAACGAGAAGCTCTATATCCAAGTGGCTTATATGTTATACGACGAACAGACCGTGCAGCGGGAATTCGGCGGATTGATGGAAATTGCCAACCATTATCCTAAATATGTCATCACAATGGATACGTTGCAAAACGGAGGAAGCTACCAAGGAATCAAGCAGGTACATTTAAGGGATTTTCTATTGGCTGAAGACAAAGGGAAGCTTTGA